A DNA window from Schistocerca americana isolate TAMUIC-IGC-003095 chromosome 4, iqSchAmer2.1, whole genome shotgun sequence contains the following coding sequences:
- the LOC124614035 gene encoding acanthoscurrin-2-like, whose protein sequence is MKGLCVAALVLVISSEALGGYISSGGGGGWRGGGGGGYGGGGFGGGSFGGGGYSKGGGGFGGGGFGGGGHGGGGGFGGGGGGGPTIIKIIKLSGGGGGGGYGGGGGFGGGGKGGFGGGGFGGGGYGGGGGGYGGGGHGGGGGWRVSSGGWSGGGGGWNGGGGGGGWW, encoded by the exons ATGAAG GGGCTGTGTGTGGCAGCGCTGGTCCTTGTGATCAGCTCCGAGGCGCTGGGAG GATATATCagcagcggaggcggcggcggctggagaggtggtggcggcggaggttaTGGAGGGGGTGGTTTTGGCGGGGGCAGTTTCGGCGGGGGCGGTTATAGTAAGGGAGGTGGTGGCTTCGGAGGAGGTGGCTTCGGAGGCGGTGGacacggaggcggcggcggcttcggaggcggcggtggcggcggccccACCATCATCAAGATCATCAAGCTGAGCGGAGGCGGTGGCGGTGGAGGCTACGGAGGTGGTGGTGGTTTCGGAGGGGGCGGCAAGGGAGGCTTCGGAGGTGGTGGCTTCGGAGGCGGAGGctacggaggcggcggcggcggatacGGTGGCGGCGGACACGGGGGTGGCGGCGGATGGagggtcagcagcggtggctggtccggcggcggcggcggatggaacggcggcggcggcggcg GTGGTTGGTGGTAA